A genomic segment from Cyanobium sp. NIES-981 encodes:
- the drmD gene encoding DISARM system SNF2-like helicase DrmD, which produces MTATPTKPSRRQKLKPGAVVRCRTRRYLVEDVQPPYPRRPPEGCDTVVSLACMEDQAIGQRLTVFLEREIDFELLGESSWEMVASRGFDQPRQFSAYLNTLRWNCVTATDAELFQAPYRAGIGVKAYQLEPLRKALQMPRIGLFIADDVGLGKTIEAGLILREMLLRQRIRRVVISCPPSVLRQWQEEMAQRFGLAFTVMDRAYVARVRQERGYGTNPWSTGSRFLISHALLRNSDYAAPLIDWLEQGRGNDDQAPLQSLLILDEAHNAAPASNSLRYAIDSGLTRSLRDLAPRFEHRIFLSATPHNGHSNSFTALLELLDPARFTRGVPFEQADLDSVLVRRLKDDLRHIGEEFPERIVEPLRIPKGSLAPDTPELALSRLLQKYRKQRERRLLAEGAPTQAALKRLLNADRLVITNLQKRLLSSVDAFARTLAVHQRSLAEKQQQQREAQLELLEGGVSADSELADLSDDEVLNLEEAQTRSALRQTLAADQSDQALLEEMATIAAAHRNRPDPRVERLAEWLRQHLCPGLGTADLQWQPTRLLIFTDYVDTKRYLERQLHHLLGEREADQRVASFSGGMSEDNRERLKAQFNADPDQEPLRILIATDAAREGVNLQNHCKHLIHFDIPWNPSKLEQRNGRIDRKLQQAPQVWCHYFLLEDRPEDRVMDVLVRKTEVIRQELGSLSPLVQRQVDEALEAGIDLERIDALQGQLEGMAAANTDRGALLTKAREDLEASRRVEELEQQQDGLRHLLARSQQWLSFAHDPFRQALNVSLELLGVSGLEPHTDERGQPCWRLANPEELVAQTRDRSWEGTLDSLRGVKPAKAYLADWRRENPVRPVIFSDPGRLSAEAVHLHLEHRLVQRLLSRFLSQGFLHHELSRACVLPTSDPQPKVVVLGRLSLFGQGATRLHDELITVAADWHPGDDRQAALRPLGGSSRTGTWGLLQAALQEAENGGLPSIDTSRFQAMAEQDVMALLPLLKQESETALDAAAELLKQRGNSEAQSLREVLRSQRKRINATLRQRTRELAKLDRQTAAADPTGLIPGLEEQINVPALDLARLSSQERRQLAADQKHWQRRLEAIEVELGSEPKRIKASYEVVTHRLEPAGLVYLWPISG; this is translated from the coding sequence ATGACCGCCACCCCCACCAAACCCAGCCGGCGCCAGAAGCTCAAGCCAGGGGCCGTGGTGCGCTGCCGCACCCGCCGTTACCTGGTGGAGGACGTCCAGCCGCCCTACCCACGCAGGCCTCCGGAGGGCTGCGACACGGTGGTGTCATTGGCCTGCATGGAGGACCAGGCGATCGGCCAGCGCCTCACGGTGTTCCTCGAGCGGGAGATCGACTTTGAGCTGCTGGGCGAGAGCAGTTGGGAGATGGTGGCCAGCCGGGGCTTCGATCAACCGCGCCAGTTCTCGGCCTACCTCAACACCCTGCGCTGGAACTGCGTCACCGCCACCGACGCCGAGCTGTTCCAGGCCCCCTACCGGGCCGGCATCGGCGTGAAGGCCTACCAGCTCGAACCGCTGCGCAAGGCCCTGCAGATGCCCCGCATCGGCCTGTTCATCGCTGATGACGTGGGCCTGGGCAAGACGATCGAGGCCGGCCTGATCCTGCGGGAGATGCTGCTGCGCCAGCGCATCCGTCGGGTGGTGATCAGCTGCCCGCCCTCGGTGCTGCGGCAGTGGCAAGAGGAGATGGCCCAGCGCTTCGGGTTGGCGTTCACCGTGATGGACCGGGCCTATGTGGCCAGGGTGCGGCAGGAGCGGGGCTACGGCACCAACCCCTGGAGCACCGGCAGCCGCTTCCTGATCTCCCACGCTCTGCTGCGCAACAGCGATTACGCCGCACCCCTGATCGATTGGTTGGAGCAGGGCCGCGGCAACGACGACCAGGCACCGCTCCAGAGCCTGCTGATCCTCGATGAGGCCCACAACGCGGCACCCGCCAGCAACAGCTTGCGCTACGCGATCGACTCGGGCCTCACCCGCAGCTTGAGGGATCTGGCGCCTCGCTTTGAGCACCGCATCTTCCTGAGCGCCACTCCCCACAACGGCCACAGCAACAGCTTCACGGCCCTGCTGGAGTTGCTGGATCCAGCGCGCTTCACGCGGGGGGTGCCCTTCGAGCAGGCTGATCTCGACTCGGTATTGGTGCGGCGCCTGAAGGACGACCTGCGCCACATCGGGGAGGAGTTCCCGGAGCGGATTGTGGAGCCGCTTCGGATTCCCAAGGGCTCACTGGCGCCAGACACCCCGGAGCTGGCCCTATCACGGTTGTTGCAGAAGTACCGCAAGCAACGGGAGCGCCGCCTCCTGGCCGAAGGAGCGCCGACCCAGGCTGCTCTTAAACGGCTCCTCAACGCTGACAGGTTGGTCATCACCAACCTGCAGAAACGGCTGCTCAGCTCGGTGGATGCCTTCGCCCGCACCCTGGCCGTGCATCAACGCAGCCTGGCCGAGAAGCAACAGCAGCAACGCGAAGCCCAACTCGAGCTGCTGGAAGGCGGTGTAAGTGCTGACAGCGAGCTGGCCGACCTCAGCGATGACGAGGTGCTGAACCTGGAGGAGGCGCAGACCCGCTCCGCTCTCCGCCAGACCCTGGCTGCTGATCAGAGCGACCAGGCGCTGCTGGAGGAGATGGCGACGATCGCCGCGGCCCATCGCAACCGCCCCGATCCCCGTGTCGAAAGGCTGGCTGAGTGGCTCCGTCAGCATCTCTGTCCTGGCCTGGGCACCGCCGATCTGCAGTGGCAGCCCACACGGCTGCTGATTTTCACTGACTACGTCGACACCAAGCGCTACCTGGAGCGGCAGTTGCACCACTTGCTGGGAGAAAGGGAAGCCGATCAGCGCGTGGCGAGCTTCAGCGGCGGCATGAGCGAAGACAACCGCGAACGGCTGAAGGCCCAGTTCAATGCCGACCCCGACCAGGAGCCCCTACGCATCCTGATCGCCACCGATGCGGCGCGGGAAGGGGTGAACCTGCAGAACCACTGCAAACACCTGATCCACTTCGACATCCCCTGGAACCCCAGTAAGCTGGAGCAGCGCAACGGCCGCATCGACCGCAAGCTGCAGCAGGCCCCGCAGGTGTGGTGCCACTACTTCCTGCTGGAAGACCGGCCGGAAGACCGGGTGATGGACGTGCTGGTGCGTAAGACCGAGGTGATCCGCCAGGAACTCGGTTCGCTCTCGCCTCTGGTGCAGCGGCAGGTGGATGAAGCGCTGGAGGCCGGCATCGATCTGGAGCGGATCGATGCGCTCCAGGGCCAGCTGGAGGGCATGGCTGCCGCGAACACCGATCGCGGCGCCCTCCTCACCAAGGCACGCGAGGACCTGGAGGCCAGCCGGCGGGTGGAGGAGCTGGAGCAGCAGCAGGACGGGCTGCGGCACTTGCTGGCCAGGTCGCAGCAGTGGCTGTCCTTTGCCCACGACCCCTTCCGCCAGGCGCTGAACGTGTCGCTGGAGCTGCTTGGGGTGTCGGGCCTGGAGCCCCACACCGATGAGCGGGGCCAGCCCTGCTGGCGACTGGCGAACCCCGAGGAGCTGGTGGCCCAGACGCGCGACAGAAGCTGGGAGGGCACCCTCGACAGCCTGCGTGGTGTGAAGCCCGCCAAGGCCTATCTGGCCGACTGGCGTCGGGAAAACCCGGTGCGGCCGGTGATCTTCTCAGACCCAGGCCGGCTCAGCGCCGAGGCGGTGCACCTGCATCTGGAGCATCGGCTGGTGCAGCGCCTGCTGAGCCGTTTCCTCAGCCAGGGCTTCCTGCACCACGAACTCAGCCGCGCCTGCGTGCTGCCCACCAGTGATCCGCAGCCGAAGGTGGTGGTGCTCGGGCGCCTGTCGCTGTTCGGCCAGGGGGCGACCCGCCTGCATGACGAGTTGATCACGGTGGCGGCGGACTGGCATCCCGGCGACGACCGCCAGGCCGCCCTGCGCCCGCTGGGCGGATCGAGCCGAACAGGCACCTGGGGGCTGCTGCAGGCGGCTCTGCAGGAAGCCGAGAACGGCGGGCTGCCCAGCATCGACACCAGCCGCTTCCAGGCCATGGCCGAGCAGGACGTGATGGCCCTGCTGCCGCTGTTGAAGCAGGAGTCGGAAACCGCGTTGGACGCGGCAGCCGAGCTGCTGAAGCAAAGGGGCAACAGCGAGGCTCAGTCCCTCAGGGAGGTGCTGCGCAGCCAGCGCAAACGGATCAACGCCACCCTGCGTCAGCGCACCCGTGAGTTGGCCAAGCTCGACAGGCAGACGGCCGCGGCCGATCCCACCGGATTGATCCCCGGCCTGGAGGAGCAGATCAACGTGCCGGCTCTGGATCTCGCCAGGCTCTCCAGCCAGGAGCGGCGCCAACTGGCCGCCGATCAGAAGCATTGGCAACGGCGCCTGGAGGCCATCGAAGTGGAACTGGGCAGTGAGCCCAAGCGCATCAAGGCCAGCTACGAGGTGGTGACCCACCGGCTGGAGCCCGCCGGGCTTGTGTATCTCTGGCCCATCAGCGGATAG
- the istB gene encoding IS21-like element helper ATPase IstB — protein MEAALPLLLKQLKLARFRSHWQPLAEQAEAQGWSPGQFLYALCEQELEQRQTARQQRLLRGAHLPWQKGLDGFDHQHLDPRQWQELQSLARQTTWLLQAENLLLFGPSGVGKTHLAIAITMAMVAQDQVCRFFPATTLVQLLQKAKAAYDLPAMLQKLDRYALLVIDDISYVRRSELETSVLFELICHRYERKSLLVTSNQPFREWDDIFPSGSMTVAAVDRLVHHCHIIGIKGESYRQKAAAARVSSDSSDPPT, from the coding sequence GTGGAAGCGGCCCTGCCGCTGCTGCTCAAACAACTCAAGCTGGCGCGGTTTCGCAGCCACTGGCAGCCGCTGGCCGAGCAGGCTGAGGCCCAGGGCTGGAGCCCGGGCCAGTTCCTCTACGCCCTCTGCGAGCAGGAGCTGGAACAGCGGCAGACCGCCCGTCAGCAGCGGCTGCTGCGCGGTGCCCATCTCCCCTGGCAGAAGGGCCTCGACGGCTTTGACCACCAGCACCTCGATCCCCGCCAGTGGCAGGAGCTCCAGAGCCTGGCGCGGCAGACCACCTGGCTGCTGCAGGCGGAAAACCTGCTGCTGTTCGGTCCCAGCGGGGTGGGCAAGACCCACCTGGCCATTGCCATCACGATGGCGATGGTGGCGCAGGACCAGGTCTGCCGCTTCTTCCCCGCCACCACGCTGGTGCAGCTGCTGCAGAAGGCCAAGGCGGCCTACGACCTGCCGGCGATGCTGCAGAAGCTCGATCGCTACGCCCTGCTGGTGATCGACGACATCTCCTACGTGCGGCGCAGCGAGCTGGAGACCTCGGTGCTGTTCGAGCTGATCTGCCACCGCTACGAGCGCAAATCACTGCTGGTGACCAGCAACCAGCCCTTCCGCGAGTGGGACGACATCTTCCCCAGCGGCTCCATGACCGTGGCAGCGGTGGACCGGCTGGTGCACCACTGCCACATCATCGGCATCAAGGGCGAGAGCTACCGGCAGAAGGCAGCTGCTGCAAGGGTTTCCAGCGATTCCAGCGACCCGCCAACGTAA
- a CDS encoding nucleotidyltransferase family protein translates to MSSQTSATAPTPGELLPLLRSHQEGWAKRFHLRRIGLFGSTARNEATASSDVDVWVELDPLTPFATVHLKQELEALLQRPVDLVRLRERMNPALRQAILREGVSA, encoded by the coding sequence GTGAGCAGCCAGACATCCGCGACAGCCCCCACGCCTGGGGAGCTCCTCCCCCTGCTGCGGTCCCACCAGGAGGGCTGGGCGAAGCGCTTTCACCTGCGGCGCATCGGCCTGTTCGGCTCCACCGCCCGCAACGAGGCCACGGCAAGCAGCGATGTGGATGTGTGGGTGGAACTCGATCCCCTCACCCCCTTCGCCACGGTGCACCTGAAGCAGGAGCTGGAAGCCCTGCTGCAGCGGCCCGTTGACCTCGTGCGCCTCCGCGAGCGCATGAACCCCGCCCTGCGCCAGGCGATCCTGCGGGAGGGCGTCAGCGCGTGA
- a CDS encoding DNA methyltransferase has protein sequence MGYLQPVGLVVAPAAMVEAGWVLTRSGSELLERQERYREALEPISNGADTEDNDGERGFRRLADLLTEHLGWHPDQLASDPGTIAAYTRELHELGETLAPTAVVPAAAGEGAQLLVIELLPAAAFDQKVTDGEHLWRASAQERLERLLRETGVEAGLLFNGGQLRLVVAPKGESSGHLTFRLADLAEVSGRLMFSGLDLLLGQSHVFLDPAGYRLTDVLKKSRSFQAVVSNALADQVLAALWDLLRGFQQADALSRVQDEQNPLLGDLPDRDPQQLYGGLITVLMRLVFLLYAEDEALMPSDAVYEQNYKLSAIFEQLQQDESEYPDTMEQRFGAWAGLMSLCRLVFDGGGPTADYLPARKGQLFNPREYPWLETPWISDGVVLAVLRNLLIVHGERISYRALDVEQIGSVYEGIMGYAVRRIPGRCIGLKSKPQGAKKQITTAVDLEALLALPGGKRKAWLETEAGTALPTKSANALKAASSEAELLEALAPRINRDLFDGPQAAGGLVFQPTEERRRSGSHYTPRALTRPIVEEALRPWLERCHHRPTAAQILDLKICDPAMGSGAFLVESCRYLAELLEQAWTREGLPEALKPGGHAHGEEPLIYARRLIAQSCLYGVDKNPFAVNLARLSLWLVSLSKDAPFTFVDHALKCGDSLVGMERSDIEAALKGASLQRALQIEYLEQVRQQEARSFALFHADSRSDADDAQKRQALDELNASTAYLRTVGDLLVAAFFNGKKPKDREELKKLYLGETLRHSSATDLEDELAEPLERLREGEKGIQPLHWQLAFPDVFGRPEPGFDVFLGNPPFAGHSLTGRIGPQGYVEFPKSRLPGVQGKCDLSAYFFRRCFELLSPKGALALLATKTISQGDTASSSLIKIAALGGIIYSAKKRFPWPGDASVKVSYVCILKDPDPSIRRIINGKPARIITPYLLEEGPSGEPSKLSRNLSLCFIGTTLQSEGFVFEDVDNQRSASSSSSLQTMEEILQEEPASKNAIKRYLKAGDITGTSDCRPRRYAIDFGVADQDSASSAYPKLFEHLRSRAYEDRIKSVSSSNSAHGDRCANWWQHYHSAQDLYRRIEEAEDSSKNPEYLSTFTIVTPQTSFYKEFAIAPRSILIDKQIIAFPSSRMAALGILQSRIHLAWVLFFAATTESGSIIYSKDRCFERFPLPEIITLPSSPPQAPTQSEEGEALYRILSSLEQATSVYVRTRQQFMTKNSLVLRDFTRMINDPRCQDPEIAQTRQLLSEIDALTLRAYGFPSSRCAQYVYGLDEPVQLDDILLDGSHNADYFAVTEFGTQEEAAQFQDSYSLATSSQTRLPWRLRFSEEFQDQILARLLALNEQFKQEEVAQGLHGKGGKRTAPAAGPGGGKRRGRPPKTSQPGETEPQKAEQMGLGL, from the coding sequence ATGGGCTACCTGCAGCCGGTGGGTCTGGTGGTGGCGCCGGCCGCGATGGTGGAGGCGGGCTGGGTGCTGACGCGCAGCGGCAGCGAACTGCTGGAGCGCCAGGAGCGCTACCGCGAAGCCCTCGAACCCATCAGCAACGGCGCCGACACAGAAGACAACGACGGTGAGCGGGGCTTTCGGCGGCTGGCCGATCTGCTCACCGAGCACCTGGGCTGGCATCCCGATCAGCTCGCCAGCGATCCAGGAACAATCGCGGCCTACACGCGGGAGCTGCATGAGTTGGGAGAAACCCTCGCGCCCACAGCCGTGGTGCCGGCCGCGGCGGGTGAGGGGGCCCAGCTGCTGGTGATAGAGCTGCTGCCGGCCGCGGCCTTCGATCAGAAGGTGACGGATGGTGAGCACCTCTGGCGGGCCAGTGCCCAGGAGCGCCTTGAGCGGCTGCTGCGTGAAACGGGGGTGGAAGCCGGCCTGCTGTTCAACGGCGGCCAGCTGCGGCTGGTGGTGGCCCCCAAGGGCGAGAGCTCAGGCCACCTCACCTTCCGCCTGGCCGATCTGGCAGAGGTGAGTGGCCGGCTGATGTTCTCCGGTCTGGATCTGCTGCTGGGCCAGAGCCATGTGTTCCTTGATCCAGCCGGCTACCGCCTCACGGATGTGCTGAAGAAGAGCCGCAGCTTCCAGGCGGTGGTGAGCAATGCCCTGGCCGATCAGGTGCTGGCAGCGCTGTGGGATCTGCTGCGGGGCTTCCAGCAGGCCGATGCGCTGAGCCGCGTGCAGGACGAGCAGAACCCCCTGCTGGGCGATCTGCCTGACCGCGATCCCCAGCAGCTCTACGGAGGGCTGATCACCGTGCTGATGCGGCTGGTGTTTCTGCTCTACGCCGAAGACGAAGCGCTGATGCCCAGCGATGCGGTGTACGAGCAGAACTACAAGCTCAGCGCGATCTTCGAGCAGCTGCAGCAGGACGAGAGCGAGTACCCCGACACGATGGAGCAGCGCTTCGGGGCATGGGCCGGGCTGATGAGCCTGTGCCGGTTGGTGTTCGATGGCGGTGGCCCCACGGCCGACTATTTGCCGGCCCGCAAAGGCCAGCTGTTCAATCCCAGGGAGTACCCCTGGCTGGAAACGCCCTGGATCAGCGATGGCGTGGTGCTCGCGGTGCTGCGCAACCTGCTAATCGTGCATGGCGAGCGCATCAGCTACCGGGCACTGGATGTGGAGCAGATCGGCTCGGTGTACGAGGGGATCATGGGCTATGCGGTGCGCCGCATTCCCGGCCGCTGCATCGGCCTCAAGAGCAAGCCGCAGGGGGCCAAGAAGCAGATCACCACGGCGGTGGATCTCGAGGCCCTGCTGGCGTTGCCCGGCGGCAAACGCAAGGCCTGGCTGGAAACGGAAGCGGGCACCGCGCTCCCCACCAAGTCCGCGAACGCCCTGAAGGCCGCCAGCTCAGAAGCCGAGCTGCTGGAAGCCCTGGCCCCGCGCATCAACCGCGACCTGTTCGATGGCCCCCAGGCGGCCGGCGGCCTGGTGTTCCAGCCCACGGAGGAGCGGCGCCGCAGCGGCAGCCACTACACCCCACGTGCGCTCACCCGGCCGATTGTGGAGGAGGCCCTGCGCCCCTGGCTGGAGCGTTGCCATCACCGCCCCACGGCGGCCCAGATCCTCGATCTGAAGATCTGCGATCCGGCCATGGGCTCTGGCGCCTTCCTGGTGGAGAGCTGCAGGTATCTGGCCGAACTGCTGGAGCAGGCCTGGACCCGTGAGGGTCTGCCGGAGGCGTTGAAGCCCGGCGGCCACGCCCACGGCGAAGAGCCCCTGATCTACGCCCGCCGGCTGATCGCTCAGAGTTGCCTCTATGGGGTCGACAAGAACCCGTTTGCGGTGAACCTGGCCCGTCTCAGCCTCTGGCTGGTGAGCCTGAGCAAGGACGCACCGTTCACGTTTGTGGATCACGCCCTGAAGTGCGGCGATTCGCTGGTGGGAATGGAGCGCAGCGACATCGAAGCGGCCTTGAAGGGAGCCAGCCTGCAGCGCGCACTCCAGATCGAATACCTGGAGCAGGTGCGCCAGCAGGAGGCCAGGAGCTTCGCCCTGTTCCATGCCGACAGCCGCAGCGATGCCGACGACGCCCAGAAGCGCCAGGCCCTCGACGAACTGAATGCCAGCACGGCCTACCTGCGCACCGTGGGTGATCTGCTGGTGGCGGCGTTCTTCAATGGCAAGAAGCCGAAGGACCGCGAAGAGCTGAAGAAGCTCTATCTGGGGGAGACCCTGCGGCACAGCTCAGCGACGGACCTGGAAGACGAGCTGGCGGAACCGCTGGAGCGCCTGCGAGAGGGCGAGAAGGGCATTCAGCCGCTGCACTGGCAGCTGGCCTTCCCGGATGTGTTCGGGCGGCCCGAGCCGGGCTTCGATGTGTTCCTGGGCAACCCACCTTTTGCTGGACACTCGCTGACAGGAAGAATTGGCCCACAAGGATATGTCGAGTTCCCAAAGAGCCGCCTCCCTGGAGTGCAAGGGAAATGCGATTTGTCCGCATACTTCTTCAGAAGGTGCTTCGAGTTACTCTCCCCAAAGGGAGCCCTCGCACTGTTGGCCACAAAGACAATTTCCCAAGGAGACACCGCAAGCAGCTCACTTATCAAGATAGCGGCCCTTGGCGGCATTATCTACTCCGCAAAGAAGAGATTCCCGTGGCCCGGAGATGCTTCGGTCAAAGTAAGCTATGTGTGCATTCTTAAGGATCCTGATCCAAGCATTCGTCGAATCATAAACGGCAAGCCCGCAAGGATAATCACCCCCTATCTACTTGAGGAGGGACCATCTGGCGAGCCCAGCAAGCTTTCTCGCAACCTAAGCCTTTGCTTTATTGGCACTACATTGCAGAGCGAAGGCTTTGTATTTGAGGACGTCGACAACCAGAGGAGTGCATCTTCTTCGTCAAGCCTGCAGACGATGGAGGAGATCTTGCAGGAAGAGCCCGCATCCAAGAATGCTATTAAGCGCTACCTTAAAGCGGGAGACATAACCGGCACGAGCGATTGCAGGCCGCGAAGATATGCAATTGATTTTGGAGTCGCCGATCAAGACTCTGCTTCTAGTGCATATCCCAAGCTGTTTGAGCACTTAAGATCCCGCGCCTATGAGGATCGGATCAAATCGGTTAGCAGCAGCAATTCAGCACATGGCGATAGATGCGCTAATTGGTGGCAGCACTATCATTCAGCGCAAGACCTTTATCGAAGGATCGAGGAGGCAGAGGATTCCAGCAAAAATCCAGAATATCTCAGCACCTTTACAATTGTGACGCCTCAAACCAGCTTCTACAAGGAGTTTGCAATAGCGCCCAGGAGTATTCTTATAGACAAGCAGATCATCGCATTTCCAAGCTCCCGCATGGCAGCGCTTGGCATCCTGCAGTCAAGAATTCATTTAGCATGGGTGCTATTTTTTGCCGCCACAACAGAATCTGGTTCCATCATTTATTCTAAAGACAGATGCTTTGAAAGATTCCCATTGCCAGAAATAATAACTCTGCCTTCGAGCCCGCCTCAGGCGCCAACTCAATCCGAAGAGGGCGAAGCTCTCTATCGCATATTGAGCTCTCTTGAACAAGCGACGTCCGTATATGTAAGAACGAGGCAGCAGTTTATGACCAAGAACAGCCTTGTTCTCAGGGACTTTACCAGAATGATAAATGATCCCAGATGCCAAGATCCTGAGATTGCTCAAACTCGACAGTTGCTGAGCGAGATTGATGCCTTGACTCTAAGGGCGTATGGGTTTCCGTCCTCCAGATGCGCGCAGTATGTTTATGGACTAGATGAGCCAGTTCAGTTAGACGACATCTTGCTAGATGGCAGCCACAATGCGGATTACTTTGCGGTGACCGAATTCGGGACCCAAGAGGAAGCAGCACAGTTTCAAGACAGCTATTCTTTGGCCACCAGTAGCCAAACGCGCTTGCCTTGGCGCTTACGGTTCTCCGAAGAGTTCCAGGACCAGATCTTGGCCAGGCTTCTTGCCCTGAATGAACAGTTCAAGCAGGAAGAGGTTGCTCAGGGGCTGCATGGCAAGGGCGGGAAAAGGACCGCACCAGCTGCGGGCCCAGGTGGCGGAAAGCGCCGGGGGAGGCCACCAAAGACGAGCCAGCCGGGCGAGACTGAGCCTCAGAAGGCTGAGCAGATGGGGTTGGGGTTGTGA
- a CDS encoding DUF86 domain-containing protein, whose product MSGDLLLLLTPLRQALERIERKASPLLANPGLLDSEEGQDLLDVICMQFLAAGEALKRLEKLQPGLLATTFPHIDWKGAMGFRDVIAHQYFDLDAEQVLLICHEALPGVLEAIRTLEASSKESP is encoded by the coding sequence GTGAGCGGCGACCTTCTGCTGCTGCTCACACCGTTGCGCCAGGCCCTGGAGCGGATCGAGCGCAAGGCCAGTCCCCTGCTGGCGAACCCCGGCCTGTTGGACAGCGAGGAGGGGCAGGATCTGCTCGATGTGATCTGCATGCAGTTCCTGGCAGCTGGCGAGGCCCTGAAGCGTCTGGAGAAGCTCCAACCAGGGCTGCTGGCAACAACGTTCCCTCACATCGACTGGAAGGGCGCCATGGGCTTCCGCGATGTGATCGCCCACCAGTACTTCGATCTCGACGCGGAGCAGGTGTTGCTGATCTGCCATGAGGCCTTGCCAGGTGTTCTGGAAGCCATCCGCACGCTGGAAGCCAGCAGCAAGGAGAGCCCCTGA
- a CDS encoding nucleotidyltransferase domain-containing protein, with protein sequence MRPCQVFWKPSARWKPAARRAPEPWPPPPRSASDLDLLVDLPAEQSLLGLISLRQDLEDLLGCSVDVTEAESLHPLIRTQILEQALAL encoded by the coding sequence ATGAGGCCTTGCCAGGTGTTCTGGAAGCCATCCGCACGCTGGAAGCCAGCAGCAAGGAGAGCCCCTGAGCCATGGCCACCTCCGCCGAGATCCGCCAGCGATCTCGACCTACTGGTTGACCTCCCAGCGGAGCAGTCCCTGTTGGGGTTGATCAGCCTGCGCCAGGACCTGGAAGACCTGCTGGGCTGTTCGGTGGACGTGACCGAAGCGGAGAGCCTGCATCCACTGATTCGCACCCAGATCCTGGAGCAGGCCCTGGCCCTCTGA
- the istA gene encoding IS21 family transposase: MSKRRAGSRQEVAAAAAGISVSSAHRIDAGRLQPKAAKPRTRRRPDPLAEVWEPLLLPLLERHPALTPTTLLEHLQEQKPDQDWSSVKRTLQRRVQQWKALHGPAPEVMFPLAYQPGEIGFCDFTRVKRVAITLRGQPFPHLLFHYRLAWSGWAYGQIVHGGESFVALSEGLQNALAACGGVPRELRTDRLSAASRNRDGSYALDITPRYQALCAHYGLSPSRNNRGVAHENGIVEGPNGHVKRRLEQKLILRGSCDFEEPAEYGELLAEVFSALNAPRQRRYEQELEHLAPLPAFRFADYERLTVRVRSTSTIEVRQVIYSVPPTLIGRQVTVRLHHDRLVVFLGSGWVCQLPRAYGAAGEKRAWCIDLEHLIDGLRAKPRALLHCRYQRHLFPDQRWWEFWQQLLAGGERDGAARLMAEALYVAVRVASFELVLAFLEQAQRRQSLSLSALQQRFRVPPRCPSLPDPVIPQHLLASYDHLVPAAALTGGGSGPAAAAQTTQAGAVSQPLAAAGRAG; the protein is encoded by the coding sequence ATGTCCAAACGACGAGCCGGCAGCCGCCAGGAGGTGGCTGCCGCAGCGGCGGGCATCTCGGTGAGCAGTGCCCACCGCATTGATGCAGGCCGCCTCCAACCCAAAGCCGCCAAGCCCCGCACCAGGCGCCGACCCGATCCATTGGCGGAGGTCTGGGAACCACTCTTACTGCCGCTGCTGGAGCGCCATCCAGCGCTCACGCCCACCACCCTGCTGGAGCACCTGCAGGAGCAAAAGCCTGATCAGGACTGGAGTTCGGTGAAACGCACCCTGCAGCGGCGGGTACAGCAGTGGAAGGCACTGCATGGCCCGGCGCCGGAGGTGATGTTCCCGCTGGCCTACCAGCCCGGCGAGATCGGCTTCTGCGACTTCACCCGGGTGAAACGGGTGGCGATCACCCTGCGCGGACAACCGTTCCCCCACCTTCTCTTTCACTACCGCCTGGCCTGGAGCGGCTGGGCCTACGGGCAGATCGTCCACGGCGGAGAGAGTTTCGTGGCCCTCTCCGAGGGTCTGCAGAACGCCCTGGCCGCCTGCGGTGGGGTGCCCAGAGAGCTGCGCACCGATCGGCTCTCGGCCGCCAGCCGCAACCGGGATGGCAGCTACGCCCTCGACATCACCCCCCGCTACCAGGCCCTGTGTGCCCACTACGGCCTGTCCCCCAGCCGCAACAACCGGGGTGTGGCCCACGAGAACGGCATCGTCGAGGGACCCAACGGCCATGTGAAACGGCGGCTGGAGCAGAAGCTGATCCTGCGCGGCAGCTGTGATTTCGAGGAGCCGGCCGAATACGGCGAGCTTCTCGCTGAGGTGTTCAGCGCCCTCAACGCCCCCCGGCAACGGCGCTACGAGCAGGAGCTGGAGCATCTGGCCCCTCTGCCGGCGTTCCGCTTTGCCGACTACGAGCGGCTCACGGTGCGGGTGCGGAGCACCAGCACGATCGAGGTGAGGCAGGTGATCTACTCGGTGCCGCCCACCCTGATCGGCCGTCAGGTCACGGTGCGGCTGCACCACGACCGGCTGGTGGTGTTCCTGGGCAGCGGCTGGGTCTGCCAGCTCCCGCGCGCCTATGGCGCCGCAGGTGAGAAGCGGGCCTGGTGCATCGATCTGGAGCACCTGATCGATGGCCTGCGGGCCAAGCCCCGGGCCCTGCTCCATTGCCGCTACCAGCGCCACCTGTTCCCGGATCAGCGCTGGTGGGAGTTCTGGCAGCAGTTGCTGGCCGGCGGTGAGCGTGACGGTGCGGCCCGGCTGATGGCGGAGGCCCTGTATGTGGCGGTGCGGGTGGCCTCGTTTGAGTTGGTGCTCGCCTTCCTGGAGCAGGCCCAGCGCCGCCAGTCCCTGTCCCTCTCGGCTCTGCAGCAGCGCTTTCGCGTGCCGCCCCGCTGCCCGAGCCTCCCCGATCCCGTCATTCCCCAACACCTGCTGGCCTCCTATGACCACCTCGTCCCCGCTGCCGCGCTCACAGGCGGTGGAAGCGGCCCTGCCGCTGCTGCTCAAACAACTCAAGCTGGCGCGGTTTCGCAGCCACTGGCAGCCGCTGGCCGAGCAGGCTGA